Proteins encoded within one genomic window of Gemmobacter sp.:
- a CDS encoding formate--tetrahydrofolate ligase, giving the protein MTTDLEIARAARKLPIQEIGARLGIPSDALLPYGHDKAKVTQDFIRNLADRPTGKLVLVTAINPTPAGEGKTTTTVGLGDALARIGQRAAICIREASLGPNFGMKGGAAGGGMAQVVPMEEMNLHFTGDFHAITAAHNLLAAMIDNHIYWGNELDIDERRIVWRRVMDMNDRALRDVVVGLGGVPNGFPRQTGFDITVASEVMAILCLAEDLADLQARLGRIIVAYTREKQPIHARDLKADGAMTVLLKDAMQPNLVQTLENTPAFVHGGPFANIAHGCNSVIATRTALKLADYVVTEAGFGADLGAEKFFDIKCRKAGLTPAAAVIVATVRALKMNGGVDRTDLAAENVAAVQRGCVNLGRHIANVRGFGVPVVVAINHFGTDTGGEIKAVQEYSAAHGAEAVLCRHWALGGAGAEDLARKVVALAEGGTARFAPLYPDDMRLMAKIETVATRIYHAGRVTADKAVRDQLAAWEAAGHGNLPVCMAKTQYSFSTDPSLRGAPEGHTVPVREVRLSAGAGFVVAICGEIMTMPGLPRRPAAETIGLDAEGHVEGLF; this is encoded by the coding sequence ATGACGACCGATCTGGAAATCGCCCGCGCCGCCCGCAAACTGCCGATCCAAGAGATTGGCGCCCGGCTGGGCATCCCGTCGGATGCGCTGCTGCCCTATGGCCACGACAAGGCGAAGGTGACGCAGGACTTCATCCGCAACCTGGCCGACCGTCCCACCGGCAAGCTGGTTCTGGTGACCGCGATCAACCCCACCCCGGCCGGCGAAGGCAAGACGACCACCACCGTTGGCCTGGGCGATGCCTTGGCCCGCATCGGCCAGCGGGCGGCGATCTGCATCCGCGAGGCGAGCCTTGGCCCGAATTTCGGCATGAAGGGCGGCGCGGCGGGTGGCGGCATGGCGCAGGTCGTGCCGATGGAGGAGATGAACCTTCACTTCACCGGCGATTTCCACGCGATCACCGCGGCCCACAACCTGCTGGCGGCGATGATCGACAATCACATCTACTGGGGCAACGAACTGGACATCGACGAGCGCCGCATCGTCTGGCGCCGGGTGATGGACATGAACGACCGCGCGCTGCGCGATGTGGTCGTGGGCCTGGGCGGGGTGCCGAACGGCTTTCCGCGCCAGACCGGGTTCGACATCACCGTGGCGTCAGAGGTGATGGCCATCCTGTGCCTGGCCGAGGATCTGGCCGACCTGCAAGCCCGGCTGGGCCGGATCATCGTGGCCTATACCCGTGAAAAGCAGCCGATCCACGCACGTGACCTGAAGGCCGACGGCGCGATGACCGTGCTGCTCAAGGATGCGATGCAGCCGAACCTGGTGCAGACGCTGGAAAACACCCCGGCCTTTGTGCATGGCGGGCCGTTCGCCAATATCGCCCATGGCTGCAATTCCGTCATCGCCACCCGCACCGCGCTGAAACTGGCGGATTACGTGGTGACCGAGGCAGGTTTCGGCGCCGATCTGGGGGCCGAGAAGTTCTTTGACATCAAGTGCCGCAAGGCCGGTCTGACGCCGGCTGCGGCGGTGATCGTGGCCACGGTGCGGGCGCTGAAGATGAACGGCGGGGTAGATCGCACCGATCTGGCGGCCGAGAACGTGGCGGCCGTGCAGCGCGGCTGCGTCAACCTGGGCCGGCATATCGCCAATGTGCGCGGCTTCGGCGTGCCGGTGGTGGTGGCGATCAACCATTTCGGCACCGATACCGGGGGCGAGATCAAGGCCGTGCAGGAGTATTCCGCCGCGCATGGCGCCGAGGCGGTGCTGTGCCGGCACTGGGCGCTTGGCGGGGCGGGGGCCGAGGATCTGGCGCGCAAGGTGGTGGCGCTGGCCGAAGGCGGCACGGCGCGGTTCGCGCCGCTCTATCCCGACGACATGCGCCTGATGGCCAAGATCGAAACGGTGGCGACCCGCATCTACCATGCCGGCCGGGTGACGGCCGACAAGGCGGTGCGCGACCAGCTGGCCGCCTGGGAGGCGGCAGGGCACGGCAACCTGCCGGTCTGCATGGCCAAGACGCAGTATTCCTTTTCGACCGACCCGTCGCTGCGCGGCGCCCCCGAAGGGCATACCGTGCCGGTGCGCGAGGTGCGGCTTTCGGCCGGCGCCGGTTTCGTCGTGGCGATCTGCGGCGAGATCATGACCATGCCGGGCCTGCCGCGCCGTCCGGCCGCCGAAACCATCGGGCTGGATGCCGAGGGGCACGTCGAAGGGCTGTTCTGA
- a CDS encoding SDR family NAD(P)-dependent oxidoreductase, whose amino-acid sequence MLQGRHALVTGGGTGIGLAIAQALAAQGAQVTIAGRRADVLDQAAATAPGLHPLVMDVADESSVVDGIAAAVAARGPISICIPNAGIAEGRALGKTDMDFWRRMMAINLDGAFLTIRECLPGMRQVGWGRIIAISSIAGIRGLKGAPAYTASKHGMIGLVRGLSEDFLGSQITCNAVCPAYTETDIVTSNTVSIAQRAGISQDQALNLMLSANRHGRLVAPSEVAEAVLWLCGPGSSSLNGQTIEIAGGQV is encoded by the coding sequence ATGCTGCAAGGACGCCACGCCCTGGTCACCGGAGGGGGCACCGGAATCGGCCTTGCCATCGCGCAGGCGCTGGCAGCACAGGGGGCGCAGGTCACCATCGCCGGGCGGCGGGCCGATGTGCTGGATCAGGCGGCGGCCACCGCGCCGGGCCTGCACCCGCTGGTAATGGATGTGGCCGACGAAAGCAGCGTGGTCGACGGCATCGCCGCCGCCGTTGCGGCGCGCGGGCCGATTTCCATCTGCATTCCCAACGCCGGCATCGCCGAGGGGCGGGCCCTGGGCAAGACCGACATGGATTTCTGGCGCCGGATGATGGCGATCAACCTGGATGGCGCCTTTCTGACCATCCGCGAATGCCTGCCCGGCATGCGGCAGGTCGGCTGGGGACGAATCATCGCGATCTCCTCGATTGCCGGCATTCGCGGGTTGAAGGGCGCGCCCGCCTATACCGCGTCCAAGCATGGCATGATCGGGCTGGTGCGCGGCCTGTCCGAGGATTTCCTGGGCAGCCAGATCACCTGCAACGCGGTCTGCCCGGCCTATACGGAAACCGATATCGTCACCTCGAACACCGTCTCCATCGCGCAGCGGGCGGGGATTTCGCAGGATCAGGCGCTGAACCTGATGCTGTCGGCCAACCGGCATGGCCGCCTTGTTGCCCCGTCAGAGGTGGCCGAGGCGGTGCTGTGGCTGTGCGGGCCGGGGTCGTCCAGCCTGAACGGCCAGACCATCGAGATTGCGGGCGGTCAGGTCTGA
- the folD gene encoding bifunctional methylenetetrahydrofolate dehydrogenase/methenyltetrahydrofolate cyclohydrolase FolD, translated as MTAKVIDGKAFAARVRAQVAEHVARLAGQGVVPGLAVVLVGEDPASQIYVRNKGKMVAEVGMAGFERRLPADTSEADLMAVVAELNADPAVHGILVQMPLPGHLNADLVINAIDPAKDVDGFHISNVGLLGTGQKAMVPCTPLGSLMLLRDHLGDLSGLEVVVVGRSNIVGKPMAQLLLAQNCTVTLAHSRTRNLPEVCRRADILVAAVGRPRMIQGDWVKPGATVIDVGINRIEVDGKTKLVGDVDYASAAEVAGAITPVPGGVGPMTIACLLANTLTACCRLNGLPEPAGLTA; from the coding sequence ATGACGGCGAAGGTGATCGACGGCAAGGCATTCGCAGCCCGCGTGCGGGCGCAGGTGGCCGAACATGTGGCGCGGCTGGCCGGGCAGGGCGTGGTGCCGGGGCTGGCGGTGGTGCTGGTGGGCGAGGATCCGGCAAGCCAGATTTACGTGCGCAACAAGGGCAAGATGGTGGCCGAAGTCGGCATGGCCGGGTTCGAACGCCGCCTGCCGGCCGACACGTCCGAGGCCGATCTGATGGCCGTGGTGGCCGAGTTGAATGCCGATCCGGCCGTGCATGGCATTCTGGTGCAGATGCCGCTGCCGGGCCATCTGAACGCCGATCTGGTGATCAACGCGATTGATCCGGCCAAGGATGTGGACGGGTTCCATATCTCGAACGTCGGGCTGCTGGGCACGGGGCAAAAGGCGATGGTGCCCTGCACGCCGCTGGGCAGCCTGATGCTGCTGCGCGACCATCTGGGCGATCTGTCGGGGCTGGAGGTTGTGGTGGTCGGCCGGTCGAACATCGTCGGCAAGCCGATGGCGCAATTGCTGCTGGCGCAGAACTGCACGGTCACCCTGGCCCATTCCCGCACCCGCAACCTGCCCGAGGTCTGTCGGCGGGCCGATATTCTGGTGGCCGCCGTCGGCCGTCCGCGGATGATCCAGGGCGACTGGGTGAAACCGGGCGCCACGGTGATCGACGTGGGGATCAACCGGATCGAGGTGGATGGCAAGACCAAGCTGGTCGGCGATGTCGATTATGCCAGCGCGGCCGAGGTGGCAGGCGCCATCACCCCGGTGCCGGGCGGGGTGGGGCCGATGACCATTGCCTGCCTGCTGGCCAATACGCTGACCGCCTGCTGCCGCCTCAACGGCCTGCCCGAACCCGCCGGCCTGACCGCCTGA
- a CDS encoding PaaI family thioesterase: MSDHFDRIRDSFARQSFMQTLQVRLDHIGHGRCTLVAPVLPTTTQQHGAGHAGVTFTLGDVAAGYAALSVLPDGTEVMTAEIKINLLRPAMGELLEATGEVLKAGRRLVVVKSDIHAISGGKRALIATMLGTMVPVDP, translated from the coding sequence ATGAGTGACCATTTCGACCGTATCCGCGACAGCTTCGCGCGGCAAAGCTTCATGCAGACGCTTCAGGTGCGGCTGGACCATATCGGCCACGGCCGCTGCACCCTGGTGGCGCCGGTGCTGCCCACCACCACGCAGCAGCATGGCGCGGGGCATGCCGGCGTGACCTTCACCCTGGGCGATGTGGCCGCCGGCTATGCCGCGCTTTCCGTGCTGCCCGACGGCACCGAGGTGATGACGGCGGAGATCAAGATCAACCTGCTGCGCCCCGCCATGGGCGAGCTGCTGGAGGCCACAGGCGAGGTGCTGAAAGCCGGGCGCCGGCTGGTCGTGGTGAAATCCGACATCCACGCGATCAGCGGCGGCAAGCGCGCGCTGATCGCCACGATGCTGGGCACCATGGTGCCGGTCGATCCGTGA
- a CDS encoding LytTR family DNA-binding domain-containing protein gives MKGFFDEVRANLRSPVLLAAWGFMTAMMALAGPFGSYEQIALPRRLIVWLGLTALAIVLATAVRVVVYSRWQLRDFWRGGTVTSALSVAILAPVLRHMAEVAGDAYLIVPPGLVEIAGFVFCLTMGFCAFRHALETVPPAAARAALPMAPADPALPRLADRLPEGLRAPVLRVSGRDHYVEVATAAGVASLLMRFSDALAELDGVDGLQVHRSHWVAARAVAGGGRDGAKMVLRLTDGGQVPVSRTHLAAVQARGWLDQT, from the coding sequence ATGAAGGGTTTTTTCGACGAAGTCCGCGCCAACCTGCGGTCGCCGGTCTTGCTGGCCGCCTGGGGGTTCATGACGGCCATGATGGCATTGGCCGGGCCATTCGGCAGCTATGAACAGATCGCGCTGCCCCGGCGGCTGATCGTCTGGCTGGGTCTGACGGCCCTGGCCATCGTGCTGGCCACTGCGGTGCGCGTCGTGGTCTATTCGCGCTGGCAACTGCGGGACTTCTGGCGCGGGGGCACCGTGACCTCGGCCCTGTCGGTGGCGATCCTGGCGCCGGTGCTGCGGCACATGGCAGAGGTGGCGGGCGATGCCTATCTGATCGTGCCCCCGGGGCTGGTCGAGATTGCGGGCTTTGTCTTTTGCCTGACCATGGGGTTCTGCGCCTTTCGTCATGCGCTGGAAACCGTGCCGCCGGCCGCCGCGCGGGCCGCCCTGCCCATGGCACCTGCCGACCCCGCCCTGCCACGCCTGGCCGACCGCCTGCCCGAAGGGCTGCGCGCGCCCGTGCTGCGGGTGTCCGGGCGTGACCACTATGTCGAGGTGGCGACAGCGGCCGGCGTGGCCAGCCTGCTGATGCGCTTTTCCGATGCGCTGGCGGAACTGGATGGGGTGGACGGGTTGCAGGTGCATCGGTCGCACTGGGTTGCGGCACGGGCGGTGGCCGGTGGCGGGCGGGATGGGGCCAAGATGGTGCTGCGGTTGACCGACGGCGGGCAGGTTCCGGTCAGCCGCACCCATCTGGCGGCGGTGCAGGCGCGCGGCTGGCTGGATCAGACCTGA
- a CDS encoding Re/Si-specific NAD(P)(+) transhydrogenase subunit alpha, protein MKIGALKEIFEGENRVAMTPDSALQLAKLGHTCCIETGAGAKAGFSDAAYAAAGVEVLPSAAAVAQAADVLVKVRGPETPEVALLRPGQTLISFFWPAQNAELLEAVRATGATVVAMDMVPRISRAQKMDALSSMANIAGYRAVIEAGNNFGRFFTGQVTAAGKVPPAKVLIVGAGVAGLAAIGTSTSLGAITLAFDVRPEVAEQIESMGAEFVYLDFAEAQTDGAATGGYAAPSSPEFREAQLKKFRELAPEVDIVITTALIPGRPAPKLWTEDMVRMMKPGSVIVDLAAERGGNCDLTVPDQKIVTDNGVTIVGYTDFPSRMAAQASTLYSTNIRHMMTDLTPKKDGVILHNMEDDVIRGATVAKDGAITFPPPPPKIAAIAAQKPKEKAKELTPEEKRAQEVAAFKAQTRNQFTLLGVSGVLLLVVGLFAPASFMQHFIVFVLSCFVGFQVIWNVSHSLHTPLMAVTNAISSIIILGALMQIGSGSWLVIVLAALSVFMAGINIFGGFMVTRRMLAMFQKS, encoded by the coding sequence GTGAAGATCGGCGCTCTGAAAGAGATATTCGAGGGCGAGAACCGGGTGGCCATGACCCCGGACTCGGCCCTGCAACTTGCCAAGCTGGGTCACACATGCTGCATCGAGACCGGGGCCGGCGCCAAGGCGGGTTTCTCGGACGCGGCCTATGCGGCGGCGGGGGTCGAGGTGCTGCCCTCGGCTGCGGCAGTGGCGCAGGCCGCTGACGTTCTGGTCAAGGTGCGTGGTCCCGAAACGCCCGAAGTGGCGCTGCTGCGGCCGGGCCAGACGCTGATTTCCTTCTTCTGGCCGGCCCAGAACGCCGAGCTGCTGGAAGCGGTGCGGGCGACGGGCGCGACCGTGGTGGCCATGGACATGGTGCCGCGGATTTCCCGCGCGCAAAAGATGGACGCGCTGTCCTCGATGGCGAACATCGCCGGCTACCGCGCGGTGATCGAGGCGGGGAACAACTTCGGCCGCTTCTTCACCGGCCAGGTGACGGCGGCGGGCAAGGTGCCCCCGGCCAAGGTGCTGATCGTGGGTGCGGGCGTGGCGGGCCTGGCGGCCATCGGCACCTCGACCTCGCTGGGCGCCATCACGCTGGCCTTCGACGTGCGGCCCGAAGTGGCCGAACAGATCGAATCGATGGGCGCCGAATTCGTCTACCTGGACTTTGCCGAAGCCCAGACCGATGGCGCGGCGACGGGGGGCTATGCCGCCCCCTCCAGCCCGGAATTCCGCGAAGCGCAGCTGAAGAAGTTCCGCGAGCTGGCGCCCGAAGTTGATATCGTCATCACCACCGCCCTGATCCCCGGCCGGCCCGCGCCCAAGCTGTGGACCGAGGACATGGTCCGCATGATGAAACCCGGATCGGTCATCGTCGACCTTGCGGCCGAACGCGGCGGCAACTGCGACCTGACGGTGCCCGACCAGAAGATCGTGACCGACAATGGCGTGACCATCGTGGGTTATACCGATTTCCCCAGCCGGATGGCGGCGCAGGCCTCGACCCTGTATTCCACCAACATCCGCCATATGATGACGGATCTGACGCCCAAGAAGGATGGCGTCATCCTCCACAACATGGAAGATGACGTGATCCGCGGCGCGACCGTGGCCAAGGACGGCGCCATCACCTTCCCGCCGCCGCCACCCAAGATCGCGGCCATCGCGGCGCAAAAGCCCAAGGAAAAGGCCAAGGAGCTGACGCCCGAGGAAAAACGCGCGCAGGAAGTCGCCGCGTTCAAGGCGCAGACCCGCAACCAGTTCACCCTGCTGGGCGTCAGCGGCGTGCTGCTGCTGGTGGTGGGCCTGTTTGCCCCGGCCAGCTTCATGCAGCACTTCATCGTCTTCGTGCTGTCGTGCTTTGTCGGCTTCCAGGTGATCTGGAACGTCTCGCATTCGCTGCACACCCCGCTGATGGCGGTGACCAATGCCATTTCGTCCATCATCATCCTGGGCGCGCTGATGCAGATCGGCTCGGGCTCGTGGCTGGTGATCGTGCTGGCCGCGCTGTCGGTGTTCATGGCCGGCATCAACATCTTCGGCGGGTTCATGGTGACGCGCCGGATGCTTGCCATGTTCCAGAAGTCGTAA
- a CDS encoding chorismate mutase encodes MRKPADCADMGQLRAEIDRLDAALVALLAERSGFIDRAAQIKAGNGLPARIPGRVEEVVANVRRLAAAGGLAPDLAEDLWRRLIDWSIAREEAHLGADSVRRG; translated from the coding sequence ATGCGCAAGCCAGCCGACTGTGCCGACATGGGCCAACTGCGGGCCGAGATCGACCGGCTGGATGCCGCGCTGGTGGCGCTGCTGGCGGAACGCTCGGGTTTCATCGACCGGGCGGCGCAGATCAAGGCGGGCAACGGCCTGCCCGCGCGCATTCCGGGCAGGGTCGAGGAAGTGGTGGCCAATGTCCGCCGTCTGGCCGCCGCCGGCGGTCTGGCGCCCGATCTGGCCGAGGATCTGTGGCGCCGCCTGATCGACTGGTCGATCGCGCGGGAAGAGGCGCATCTGGGCGCCGACAGCGTGCGGAGAGGGTAA